Proteins from a single region of Primulina tabacum isolate GXHZ01 chromosome 5, ASM2559414v2, whole genome shotgun sequence:
- the LOC142545398 gene encoding nuclear pore complex protein NUP98A-like isoform X3: MFGSNPFGQSSSSPFGSQPAFGQTTNASNNPFAPKPFGSTSPFGSQTGGSIFGGMSTGVFGAQSSSPLGSASVFGASSSPAFGSSTPAFGVSSASAFGNSSSAFGGSGVFGQKPSFGGFGSNTTQTSPFGSSFQQTQPAFGNNLFGSSTPFGAPSQPAFGSTSSPAFGASSTPGFGATSSPAFGSTASPTFGSTSGGFGASTSPFGSSTPAFGTSSILAFGSITTPAFGATATPAFGATATPAFGATTTPAFGPSTTSAFGASSSPFNFGSSPAFGQSAAVFGSTPFGTLSSRVQDASFAGAQTTASTFGGSGFGLSAFGGQRGGSRLAPYSSTPETDGATGTQPAGKIESISAMPVYKDKSHEELRWEDYQLGDKGGPAPAGQSTTALGFGTSSFGSASAPVFAQSSATPFSSATPSNPFAPKTTGVFGGSGFGSSPSSTFGSSPFATSNTSNPFGSTTSATSSLFGSTAQTSGVGTSHSIFGNSSASPFGSPSIFGPTSSQGTSSAFNTGLSFPNTQSSPLFQSNMSTLTPASSPFAPTSSAFGQTAPGFSQTNLFSTPSTGFGGNMFSSTPSLLSNTNPLGFGQTTPSLSSPFQLAQPPQSSGGFSFSNFGQSQAVGTSSFGGTPGIFSQSALGQLSAPQSAVGAQSSPIVNPFGTLPALPQISIGRTGTSPSIQYGISSLPIVEKPVPVRMSLLLTPRHLSQRRVRLPVRKYHPKIDGPKVPFFHDGDEETPSTPKADALFIPRENPRSLVLRTQDQWPSRASAEKTTQSKALGAHAYENGKLQNDVSALINGHKVRDKDASPAEHSVENGVADEQVNPVKRNPKSNVVLDGRCTDKGDSCITLGSHRAGEAAIVFEHGADIEALMPKLRHSDYYTEPRIQELAAKERAEPGFCRNVKDFIVGRHGFGSIKFFGETDVRKLDLESLIQFNNREVIVYMDESKKPPIGQGLNKPAEVTLLNIKCFDKKTGQQYTEGPRIERYKEMLKRKAEDQGAEFVSYNPMKGEWKFRVDHFSMYKLGNDEDENDDNLLNAMR; the protein is encoded by the exons ATGTTTGGAAGCAACC CTTTTGGGCAGTCATCCAGTAGTCCATTTGGGTCACAGCCGGCTTTTGGGCAGACTACCAATGCAAGTAACAATCCTTTTGCTCCCAAGCCCTTTGGAAGCACGAGCCCTTTTGGTTCACAGACCGGAGGTTCAATTTTTGGGGGAATGTCTACTGGTGTttttggtgctcaatcttctTCTCCTTTAGGCTCAGCTTCTGTGTTTGGCGCTTCTTCTTCGCCTGCGTTTGGAAGTTCAACCCCTGCATTCGGAGTTTCCTCAGCCTCGGCTTTTGGAAACTCATCTTCTGCATTTGGTG GTTCTGGGGTATTCGGGCAGAAGCCGAGTTTTGGTGGTTTTGGATCTAATACAACTCAAACAAGTCCATTTGGAAGCTCATTTCAGCAAACACAACCAGCTTTCGGCAACAATCTCTTTGGTTCCTCGACACCATTTGGTGCTCCTAGTCAGCCTGCATTTGGTTCGACAAGTAGTCCTGCATTTGGTGCTTCAAGTACACCTGGCTTTGGTGCTACCAGCTCTCCGGCCTTTGGTTCTACTGCAAGCCCTACATTTGGTAGCACTAGTGGTGGGTTTGGTGCGTCGACCTCTCCTTTCGGATCAAGCACTCCAGCATTTGGTACTTCTAGCATTCTAGCATTTGGTTCCATAACAACTCCTGCTTTCGGTGCGACAGCAACTCCTGCTTTCGGTGCGACAGCAACTCCTGCTTTTGGTGCAACAACAACTCCTGCTTTTGGTCCCTCAACAACTTCTGCTTTCGGTGCTTCAAGTAGTCCTTTTAACTTTGGATCCAGTCCGGCATTTGGTCAATCAGCTGCTGTATTTGGAAGTACCCCATTTGGAACATTATCCTCGAGAGTTCAAGATGCTTCTTTCG CAGGAGCACAAACTACAGCCTCCACTTTTGGTGGCTCTGGTTTTGGCCTGTCTGCTTTTGGAGGGCAACGAGGGGGAAGTAGATTAGCTCCCTACTCATCGACTCCTGAGACAGATGGAGCCACTGGTACACAACCCGCTGGAAAAATAGAATCTATTTCAGCCATGCCAGTCTACAAGGATAAAAGCCACGAAGAACTTAGATGGGAGGACTACCAGTTAGGAGATAAAG GAGGGCCAGCTCCTGCTGGACAGTCTACTACTGCGCTTGGATTTGGTACCTCAAGTTTTGGCTCGGCATCTGCTCCTGTATTTGCTCAATCCTCTGCTACTCCTTTTTCATCTGCAACACCTTCCAATCCATTTGCTCCAAAAACCACTGGAGTTTTTGGCGGCTCAGGGTTTGGATCTTCGCCCTCCTCAACATTTGGTTCTTCCCCTTTTGCAACATCAAATACATCTAATCCTTTTGGTTCGACAACATCAGCAACATCCTCTTTATTTGGATCTACTGCTCAAACATCTGGAGTTGGTACCTCCCATTCTATTTTTGGCAATTCCAGTGCATCACCTTTTGGATCACCATCTATCTTTGGCCCAACATCATCACAGGGAACCTCGTCTGCATTTAATACCGGCTTGAGTTTTCCCAATACCCAGTCCTCCCCATTATTCCAGTCAAATATGTCTACTCTAACACCAGCAAGTTCTCCATTTGCACCGACCTCTTCCGCTTTTGGCCAAACTGCCCCTGGGTTTAGTCAAACAAATTTGTTTAGTACACCCTCCACTGGTTTTGGTGGCAACATGTTCTCAAGCACTCCATCACTTCTAAGTAACACCAACCCTCTGGGATTTGGCCAAACAACT CCATCTCTTTCTAGTCCATTTCAATTGGCGCAACCACCTCAGAGTTCTGGTGGTTTTAGTTTTAGCAACTTTGGACAGTCGCAAGCAG TTGGAACGAGTAGCTTTGGAGGCACCCCTGGTATTTTTAGCCAGAGTGCACTTGGACAACT GTCAGCTCCTCAGAGTGCGGTGGGTGCCCAATCATCGCCCATTGTAAATCCTTTTGGAACACTGCCAGCATTGCCACAGATATCAATTGGACGCACAGGCACTTCTCCTTCTATTCAGTATGGAATTTCTAGCTTGCCA ATTGTTGAGAAACCAGTTCCTGTGAGAATGTCGTTGCTATTGACGCCTCGACACCTTTCTCAAAGGCGTGTAAGGCTACCTGTAAGGAAATATCACCCTAAAATCGATGGCCCAAAG GTGCCATTTTTCCATGATGGTGATGAAGAAACACCCAGCACGCCAAAAGCAGATGCTCTGTTCATTCCAAGGGAGAATCCCAGATCTCTTGTACTTCGTACGCAGGATCAGTGGCCTTCTAGAGCAAGTGCAGAGAAAACCACACAGTCGAAGGCCTTAGGCGCTCATGCCTATGAAAATG GTAAACTTCAGAACGATGTCTCCGCGCTAATAAATGGGCACAAGGTCCGGGATAAAGATG CTTCCCCAGCCGAGCACTCTGTGGAAAATGGCGTGGCTGATGAGCAAGTTAATCCTGTCAAACGGAACCCTAAATCCAATGTGGTCCTTGATGGTCGTTGTACAGATAAAGGGGACTCTTGTATCACTCTCGGAAGCCATAGAGCTGGCGAAGCTGCTATCGTGTTCGAGCATGGAGCAGACATTGAGGCACTGATGCCTAAGCTTCGTCACTCGGATTATTATACGGAGCCACGAATTCAGGAGCTAGCTGCAAAGGAAAGAGCTGAACCAGGTTTTTGCCGCAATGTAAAGGACTTCATTGTTGGAAGACACGGTTTTGGTAGCATCAAGTTCTTTGGGGAAACTGATGTGAGAAAGCTTGATCTCGAGTCTCTTATTCAATTCAATAATCGAGAGGTGATCGTATATATGGACGAGAGCAAGAAACCTCCAATTGGACAAGGCCTTAATAAACCTGCCGAGGTGACGCTTCTTAATATCAAATGTTTTGACAAGAAGACTGGCCAGCAATATACCGAGGGACCAAGGATCGAGAGGTATAAAGAAATGCTTAAAAGAAAAGCGGAAGATCAAGGTGCTGAGTTTGTGAGCTATAATCCGATGAAAGGAGAATGGAAGTTCAGGGTCGACCATTTCAGCATGTATAAGCTTGGAAATGACGAAGACGAAAATGACGACAATCTGCTCAATGCCATGAGATGA
- the LOC142545398 gene encoding nuclear pore complex protein NUP98A-like isoform X4, giving the protein MFGSNPFGQSSSSPFGSQPAFGQTTNASNNPFAPKPFGSTSPFGSQTGGSIFGGMSTGVFGAQSSSPLGSASVFGASSSPAFGSSTPAFGVSSASAFGNSSSAFGGSGVFGQKPSFGGFGSNTTQTSPFGSSFQQTQPAFGNNLFGSSTPFGAPSQPAFGSTSSPAFGASSTPGFGATSSPAFGSTASPTFGSTSGGFGASTSPFGSSTPAFGTSSILAFGSITTPAFGATATPAFGATATPAFGATTTPAFGPSTTSAFGASSSPFNFGSSPAFGQSAAVFGSTPFGTLSSRVQDASFAGAQTTASTFGGSGFGLSAFGGQRGGSRLAPYSSTPETDGATGTQPAGKIESISAMPVYKDKSHEELRWEDYQLGDKGPAPAGQSTTALGFGTSSFGSASAPVFAQSSATPFSSATPSNPFAPKTTGVFGGSGFGSSPSSTFGSSPFATSNTSNPFGSTTSATSSLFGSTAQTSGVGTSHSIFGNSSASPFGSPSIFGPTSSQGTSSAFNTGLSFPNTQSSPLFQSNMSTLTPASSPFAPTSSAFGQTAPGFSQTNLFSTPSTGFGGNMFSSTPSLLSNTNPLGFGQTTPSLSSPFQLAQPPQSSGGFSFSNFGQSQAVGTSSFGGTPGIFSQSALGQLSAPQSAVGAQSSPIVNPFGTLPALPQISIGRTGTSPSIQYGISSLPQIVEKPVPVRMSLLLTPRHLSQRRVRLPVRKYHPKIDGPKVPFFHDGDEETPSTPKADALFIPRENPRSLVLRTQDQWPSRASAEKTTQSKALGAHAYENGKLQNDVSALINGHKVRDKDASPAEHSVENGVADEQVNPVKRNPKSNVVLDGRCTDKGDSCITLGSHRAGEAAIVFEHGADIEALMPKLRHSDYYTEPRIQELAAKERAEPGFCRNVKDFIVGRHGFGSIKFFGETDVRKLDLESLIQFNNREVIVYMDESKKPPIGQGLNKPAEVTLLNIKCFDKKTGQQYTEGPRIERYKEMLKRKAEDQGAEFVSYNPMKGEWKFRVDHFSMYKLGNDEDENDDNLLNAMR; this is encoded by the exons ATGTTTGGAAGCAACC CTTTTGGGCAGTCATCCAGTAGTCCATTTGGGTCACAGCCGGCTTTTGGGCAGACTACCAATGCAAGTAACAATCCTTTTGCTCCCAAGCCCTTTGGAAGCACGAGCCCTTTTGGTTCACAGACCGGAGGTTCAATTTTTGGGGGAATGTCTACTGGTGTttttggtgctcaatcttctTCTCCTTTAGGCTCAGCTTCTGTGTTTGGCGCTTCTTCTTCGCCTGCGTTTGGAAGTTCAACCCCTGCATTCGGAGTTTCCTCAGCCTCGGCTTTTGGAAACTCATCTTCTGCATTTGGTG GTTCTGGGGTATTCGGGCAGAAGCCGAGTTTTGGTGGTTTTGGATCTAATACAACTCAAACAAGTCCATTTGGAAGCTCATTTCAGCAAACACAACCAGCTTTCGGCAACAATCTCTTTGGTTCCTCGACACCATTTGGTGCTCCTAGTCAGCCTGCATTTGGTTCGACAAGTAGTCCTGCATTTGGTGCTTCAAGTACACCTGGCTTTGGTGCTACCAGCTCTCCGGCCTTTGGTTCTACTGCAAGCCCTACATTTGGTAGCACTAGTGGTGGGTTTGGTGCGTCGACCTCTCCTTTCGGATCAAGCACTCCAGCATTTGGTACTTCTAGCATTCTAGCATTTGGTTCCATAACAACTCCTGCTTTCGGTGCGACAGCAACTCCTGCTTTCGGTGCGACAGCAACTCCTGCTTTTGGTGCAACAACAACTCCTGCTTTTGGTCCCTCAACAACTTCTGCTTTCGGTGCTTCAAGTAGTCCTTTTAACTTTGGATCCAGTCCGGCATTTGGTCAATCAGCTGCTGTATTTGGAAGTACCCCATTTGGAACATTATCCTCGAGAGTTCAAGATGCTTCTTTCG CAGGAGCACAAACTACAGCCTCCACTTTTGGTGGCTCTGGTTTTGGCCTGTCTGCTTTTGGAGGGCAACGAGGGGGAAGTAGATTAGCTCCCTACTCATCGACTCCTGAGACAGATGGAGCCACTGGTACACAACCCGCTGGAAAAATAGAATCTATTTCAGCCATGCCAGTCTACAAGGATAAAAGCCACGAAGAACTTAGATGGGAGGACTACCAGTTAGGAGATAAAG GGCCAGCTCCTGCTGGACAGTCTACTACTGCGCTTGGATTTGGTACCTCAAGTTTTGGCTCGGCATCTGCTCCTGTATTTGCTCAATCCTCTGCTACTCCTTTTTCATCTGCAACACCTTCCAATCCATTTGCTCCAAAAACCACTGGAGTTTTTGGCGGCTCAGGGTTTGGATCTTCGCCCTCCTCAACATTTGGTTCTTCCCCTTTTGCAACATCAAATACATCTAATCCTTTTGGTTCGACAACATCAGCAACATCCTCTTTATTTGGATCTACTGCTCAAACATCTGGAGTTGGTACCTCCCATTCTATTTTTGGCAATTCCAGTGCATCACCTTTTGGATCACCATCTATCTTTGGCCCAACATCATCACAGGGAACCTCGTCTGCATTTAATACCGGCTTGAGTTTTCCCAATACCCAGTCCTCCCCATTATTCCAGTCAAATATGTCTACTCTAACACCAGCAAGTTCTCCATTTGCACCGACCTCTTCCGCTTTTGGCCAAACTGCCCCTGGGTTTAGTCAAACAAATTTGTTTAGTACACCCTCCACTGGTTTTGGTGGCAACATGTTCTCAAGCACTCCATCACTTCTAAGTAACACCAACCCTCTGGGATTTGGCCAAACAACT CCATCTCTTTCTAGTCCATTTCAATTGGCGCAACCACCTCAGAGTTCTGGTGGTTTTAGTTTTAGCAACTTTGGACAGTCGCAAGCAG TTGGAACGAGTAGCTTTGGAGGCACCCCTGGTATTTTTAGCCAGAGTGCACTTGGACAACT GTCAGCTCCTCAGAGTGCGGTGGGTGCCCAATCATCGCCCATTGTAAATCCTTTTGGAACACTGCCAGCATTGCCACAGATATCAATTGGACGCACAGGCACTTCTCCTTCTATTCAGTATGGAATTTCTAGCTTGCCA CAGATTGTTGAGAAACCAGTTCCTGTGAGAATGTCGTTGCTATTGACGCCTCGACACCTTTCTCAAAGGCGTGTAAGGCTACCTGTAAGGAAATATCACCCTAAAATCGATGGCCCAAAG GTGCCATTTTTCCATGATGGTGATGAAGAAACACCCAGCACGCCAAAAGCAGATGCTCTGTTCATTCCAAGGGAGAATCCCAGATCTCTTGTACTTCGTACGCAGGATCAGTGGCCTTCTAGAGCAAGTGCAGAGAAAACCACACAGTCGAAGGCCTTAGGCGCTCATGCCTATGAAAATG GTAAACTTCAGAACGATGTCTCCGCGCTAATAAATGGGCACAAGGTCCGGGATAAAGATG CTTCCCCAGCCGAGCACTCTGTGGAAAATGGCGTGGCTGATGAGCAAGTTAATCCTGTCAAACGGAACCCTAAATCCAATGTGGTCCTTGATGGTCGTTGTACAGATAAAGGGGACTCTTGTATCACTCTCGGAAGCCATAGAGCTGGCGAAGCTGCTATCGTGTTCGAGCATGGAGCAGACATTGAGGCACTGATGCCTAAGCTTCGTCACTCGGATTATTATACGGAGCCACGAATTCAGGAGCTAGCTGCAAAGGAAAGAGCTGAACCAGGTTTTTGCCGCAATGTAAAGGACTTCATTGTTGGAAGACACGGTTTTGGTAGCATCAAGTTCTTTGGGGAAACTGATGTGAGAAAGCTTGATCTCGAGTCTCTTATTCAATTCAATAATCGAGAGGTGATCGTATATATGGACGAGAGCAAGAAACCTCCAATTGGACAAGGCCTTAATAAACCTGCCGAGGTGACGCTTCTTAATATCAAATGTTTTGACAAGAAGACTGGCCAGCAATATACCGAGGGACCAAGGATCGAGAGGTATAAAGAAATGCTTAAAAGAAAAGCGGAAGATCAAGGTGCTGAGTTTGTGAGCTATAATCCGATGAAAGGAGAATGGAAGTTCAGGGTCGACCATTTCAGCATGTATAAGCTTGGAAATGACGAAGACGAAAATGACGACAATCTGCTCAATGCCATGAGATGA
- the LOC142545398 gene encoding nuclear pore complex protein NUP98A-like isoform X5, translating to MFGSNPFGQSSSSPFGSQPAFGQTTNASNNPFAPKPFGSTSPFGSQTGGSIFGGMSTGVFGAQSSSPLGSASVFGASSSPAFGSSTPAFGVSSASAFGNSSSAFGGSGVFGQKPSFGGFGSNTTQTSPFGSSFQQTQPAFGNNLFGSSTPFGAPSQPAFGSTSSPAFGASSTPGFGATSSPAFGSTASPTFGSTSGGFGASTSPFGSSTPAFGTSSILAFGSITTPAFGATATPAFGATATPAFGATTTPAFGPSTTSAFGASSSPFNFGSSPAFGQSAAVFGSTPFGTLSSRVQDASFGAQTTASTFGGSGFGLSAFGGQRGGSRLAPYSSTPETDGATGTQPAGKIESISAMPVYKDKSHEELRWEDYQLGDKGGPAPAGQSTTALGFGTSSFGSASAPVFAQSSATPFSSATPSNPFAPKTTGVFGGSGFGSSPSSTFGSSPFATSNTSNPFGSTTSATSSLFGSTAQTSGVGTSHSIFGNSSASPFGSPSIFGPTSSQGTSSAFNTGLSFPNTQSSPLFQSNMSTLTPASSPFAPTSSAFGQTAPGFSQTNLFSTPSTGFGGNMFSSTPSLLSNTNPLGFGQTTPSLSSPFQLAQPPQSSGGFSFSNFGQSQAVGTSSFGGTPGIFSQSALGQLSAPQSAVGAQSSPIVNPFGTLPALPQISIGRTGTSPSIQYGISSLPIVEKPVPVRMSLLLTPRHLSQRRVRLPVRKYHPKIDGPKVPFFHDGDEETPSTPKADALFIPRENPRSLVLRTQDQWPSRASAEKTTQSKALGAHAYENGKLQNDVSALINGHKVRDKDASPAEHSVENGVADEQVNPVKRNPKSNVVLDGRCTDKGDSCITLGSHRAGEAAIVFEHGADIEALMPKLRHSDYYTEPRIQELAAKERAEPGFCRNVKDFIVGRHGFGSIKFFGETDVRKLDLESLIQFNNREVIVYMDESKKPPIGQGLNKPAEVTLLNIKCFDKKTGQQYTEGPRIERYKEMLKRKAEDQGAEFVSYNPMKGEWKFRVDHFSMYKLGNDEDENDDNLLNAMR from the exons ATGTTTGGAAGCAACC CTTTTGGGCAGTCATCCAGTAGTCCATTTGGGTCACAGCCGGCTTTTGGGCAGACTACCAATGCAAGTAACAATCCTTTTGCTCCCAAGCCCTTTGGAAGCACGAGCCCTTTTGGTTCACAGACCGGAGGTTCAATTTTTGGGGGAATGTCTACTGGTGTttttggtgctcaatcttctTCTCCTTTAGGCTCAGCTTCTGTGTTTGGCGCTTCTTCTTCGCCTGCGTTTGGAAGTTCAACCCCTGCATTCGGAGTTTCCTCAGCCTCGGCTTTTGGAAACTCATCTTCTGCATTTGGTG GTTCTGGGGTATTCGGGCAGAAGCCGAGTTTTGGTGGTTTTGGATCTAATACAACTCAAACAAGTCCATTTGGAAGCTCATTTCAGCAAACACAACCAGCTTTCGGCAACAATCTCTTTGGTTCCTCGACACCATTTGGTGCTCCTAGTCAGCCTGCATTTGGTTCGACAAGTAGTCCTGCATTTGGTGCTTCAAGTACACCTGGCTTTGGTGCTACCAGCTCTCCGGCCTTTGGTTCTACTGCAAGCCCTACATTTGGTAGCACTAGTGGTGGGTTTGGTGCGTCGACCTCTCCTTTCGGATCAAGCACTCCAGCATTTGGTACTTCTAGCATTCTAGCATTTGGTTCCATAACAACTCCTGCTTTCGGTGCGACAGCAACTCCTGCTTTCGGTGCGACAGCAACTCCTGCTTTTGGTGCAACAACAACTCCTGCTTTTGGTCCCTCAACAACTTCTGCTTTCGGTGCTTCAAGTAGTCCTTTTAACTTTGGATCCAGTCCGGCATTTGGTCAATCAGCTGCTGTATTTGGAAGTACCCCATTTGGAACATTATCCTCGAGAGTTCAAGATGCTTCTTTCG GAGCACAAACTACAGCCTCCACTTTTGGTGGCTCTGGTTTTGGCCTGTCTGCTTTTGGAGGGCAACGAGGGGGAAGTAGATTAGCTCCCTACTCATCGACTCCTGAGACAGATGGAGCCACTGGTACACAACCCGCTGGAAAAATAGAATCTATTTCAGCCATGCCAGTCTACAAGGATAAAAGCCACGAAGAACTTAGATGGGAGGACTACCAGTTAGGAGATAAAG GAGGGCCAGCTCCTGCTGGACAGTCTACTACTGCGCTTGGATTTGGTACCTCAAGTTTTGGCTCGGCATCTGCTCCTGTATTTGCTCAATCCTCTGCTACTCCTTTTTCATCTGCAACACCTTCCAATCCATTTGCTCCAAAAACCACTGGAGTTTTTGGCGGCTCAGGGTTTGGATCTTCGCCCTCCTCAACATTTGGTTCTTCCCCTTTTGCAACATCAAATACATCTAATCCTTTTGGTTCGACAACATCAGCAACATCCTCTTTATTTGGATCTACTGCTCAAACATCTGGAGTTGGTACCTCCCATTCTATTTTTGGCAATTCCAGTGCATCACCTTTTGGATCACCATCTATCTTTGGCCCAACATCATCACAGGGAACCTCGTCTGCATTTAATACCGGCTTGAGTTTTCCCAATACCCAGTCCTCCCCATTATTCCAGTCAAATATGTCTACTCTAACACCAGCAAGTTCTCCATTTGCACCGACCTCTTCCGCTTTTGGCCAAACTGCCCCTGGGTTTAGTCAAACAAATTTGTTTAGTACACCCTCCACTGGTTTTGGTGGCAACATGTTCTCAAGCACTCCATCACTTCTAAGTAACACCAACCCTCTGGGATTTGGCCAAACAACT CCATCTCTTTCTAGTCCATTTCAATTGGCGCAACCACCTCAGAGTTCTGGTGGTTTTAGTTTTAGCAACTTTGGACAGTCGCAAGCAG TTGGAACGAGTAGCTTTGGAGGCACCCCTGGTATTTTTAGCCAGAGTGCACTTGGACAACT GTCAGCTCCTCAGAGTGCGGTGGGTGCCCAATCATCGCCCATTGTAAATCCTTTTGGAACACTGCCAGCATTGCCACAGATATCAATTGGACGCACAGGCACTTCTCCTTCTATTCAGTATGGAATTTCTAGCTTGCCA ATTGTTGAGAAACCAGTTCCTGTGAGAATGTCGTTGCTATTGACGCCTCGACACCTTTCTCAAAGGCGTGTAAGGCTACCTGTAAGGAAATATCACCCTAAAATCGATGGCCCAAAG GTGCCATTTTTCCATGATGGTGATGAAGAAACACCCAGCACGCCAAAAGCAGATGCTCTGTTCATTCCAAGGGAGAATCCCAGATCTCTTGTACTTCGTACGCAGGATCAGTGGCCTTCTAGAGCAAGTGCAGAGAAAACCACACAGTCGAAGGCCTTAGGCGCTCATGCCTATGAAAATG GTAAACTTCAGAACGATGTCTCCGCGCTAATAAATGGGCACAAGGTCCGGGATAAAGATG CTTCCCCAGCCGAGCACTCTGTGGAAAATGGCGTGGCTGATGAGCAAGTTAATCCTGTCAAACGGAACCCTAAATCCAATGTGGTCCTTGATGGTCGTTGTACAGATAAAGGGGACTCTTGTATCACTCTCGGAAGCCATAGAGCTGGCGAAGCTGCTATCGTGTTCGAGCATGGAGCAGACATTGAGGCACTGATGCCTAAGCTTCGTCACTCGGATTATTATACGGAGCCACGAATTCAGGAGCTAGCTGCAAAGGAAAGAGCTGAACCAGGTTTTTGCCGCAATGTAAAGGACTTCATTGTTGGAAGACACGGTTTTGGTAGCATCAAGTTCTTTGGGGAAACTGATGTGAGAAAGCTTGATCTCGAGTCTCTTATTCAATTCAATAATCGAGAGGTGATCGTATATATGGACGAGAGCAAGAAACCTCCAATTGGACAAGGCCTTAATAAACCTGCCGAGGTGACGCTTCTTAATATCAAATGTTTTGACAAGAAGACTGGCCAGCAATATACCGAGGGACCAAGGATCGAGAGGTATAAAGAAATGCTTAAAAGAAAAGCGGAAGATCAAGGTGCTGAGTTTGTGAGCTATAATCCGATGAAAGGAGAATGGAAGTTCAGGGTCGACCATTTCAGCATGTATAAGCTTGGAAATGACGAAGACGAAAATGACGACAATCTGCTCAATGCCATGAGATGA